The DNA segment CCCACTGACGCCCAAAGCGATGCCCGCTCCTTCTTGACGGAGGAGATGATTGCAGGTCAGTCCTTCTGTATCTCTTCAGCACATGAAACAGTTATTGGATTACACTTAACGAGCAGTTGGACATGGTTTTATGAAAACTGCTCTTGGAAATTGCACCAGTTTAATTTTGTTacctttagtcatttttattgtttaatgcATGCATCACATTAGCATCACTTTTTCAGACTACAGTAAATGAGTCATCCTACCTAACATTCAAGCATAAGATCCAGGATTAGTTTTTctcttgattttgttttgccaGTTTTGAATTTGAACCATTTCCTTCTCTCGTCCAGAGTTCAAGGCCGCCTTTGACATGTTCGACACTGATGGTGGCGGTGACATCAGCACCAAGGAGTTGGGTACCGTGATGAGGATGCTGGGACAGAACCCATCAAGGGAGGAGTTGGATGCCATCATTGAGGAGGTCGATGAGGATGGTGAGTTCATTGTGTGatccacaaataaaacaaggaCAACGGATCTTGTTTCTTAATGCACCGACGTTTCAGGATGATTGAAGGGGTCAGGCTGTCCacttaatttgtgtgtgtgtgtgtgtgtgtgtgtgtgtgtgtgttgcttttgGCTTTGGCTCCCTCCTCACCTATTAACCACCCCCCTGTCCACAGGCAGCGGTACCATCGACTTCGAGGAGTTCTTGGTCATGATGGTGCAGCAGTTAAAGGAGGACCAGGCTGGAAAGAGTGAAGAAGAACTTTCAGAATGCTTCCGTATTTTTGACAAGTATGACACCGAATACTTACAGaaagacaaatacaaacacCCCACGCTACTACATTCTAAAATGTATTGTTATACTGAAGCTAAATTAAATAGCCTATAAATATGACTATTTTAAAATCAGGCAACAATTTTAATGCCAGTAGAAACATCAAACACTGGAAAAGTGCATCAACAATGCAATTTTATTTACAAGTCGTATGTGACACTATTGACGATGCATTCATGAACACCCAAATTAGCTACATTTTGCAATAACTGACAAGCAAAGAAAACGTATTTTTCACAAATTATCCTAGCACTT comes from the Epinephelus lanceolatus isolate andai-2023 chromosome 8, ASM4190304v1, whole genome shotgun sequence genome and includes:
- the tnnc2.1 gene encoding troponin C, skeletal muscle, which encodes MPTDAQSDARSFLTEEMIAEFKAAFDMFDTDGGGDISTKELGTVMRMLGQNPSREELDAIIEEVDEDGSGTIDFEEFLVMMVQQLKEDQAGKSEEELSECFRIFDKNGDGFLDREEFGDILHQTGESVAEEDIDEMFGEADTNKDGKIDFDEFLKMMENVQ